GACCGCGACGGAGTTCGCACGCCGATGCAGTGGAACGGCGATCGCAACGCCGGCTTTTCCACCGCCAATCCGCAGCATCTGGTTCTGCCGCTGGTAATCGATTACGAATACCATTACCAGGCCGTAAACGTGGAGGCTCAGGAGGCCAATCCACATTCGCTGATGTGGTGGATGCGCCGGTTGATTGCGCTGCGCCGCCAATTCAAGGCCTTTGGCCGCGGTTCGATCGATTTTCTTAACCCTGAAAACCCGCATGTTCTGGCTTTTGTCCGTCGCTATCAGGACGAGCGAATTCTGGTGGTCGCCAACCTTTCGCGCTTTGTCCAATACGTCGAGCTGGACCTGTCGGAATACCAGGGAATGGTTCCGGTCGAACTTTTTGGACGTAATCAATTTCCCACCGTTAGCGAACGCCCTTATTTGTTGACCCTCGGCCCGCACGGTTTCTTTTATTTTTCACTCGAGAAGCGTCACGCACAGGCGCAAGTTGAGCAGAGGCCCTACCAACCGCCCCGGTTGGAGCTAGCCGGCACTCTGGAGAGCCTGTTACGGGGCTACAACCGCTCTGCGCTGGAGCAGGTGTTACCCGACTATCTGCCTCGCTGTCGCTGGTTTCGGGCCAAGTCCCGCTCAATTCGCACGGTTACAGTCGGGGATGCGCTTGAGATCAATGAAAGCGGTGGCGATGCTTTTCTCGTGCTGCTCAACGTCTCTTACCGTAATGCGGAGGCCGAGACATACGTATTGGCGCTGGCTTTGGCTAGCGGCGAGCAAGCCGCGCACATTCGCGCCCATTACCCCGAACGAATCATTGCGGCCAGTTATCGCGCCGATCGCAATGGAGCGTCGGAAGGCGTGCTCTACGACGCGCTGGCGCAGCCTGAGTTCGGTCGTGCCTTGCTGGCGATGATCGAGCGTCCGCGCCGAGTCAGGGGTTTATCGGGTGAATTGCAAACCTCCCCTACACACATCCTGCGCGAGCTGCGAGGAGCCAGGAACGAGGTGCTCGAGGTCCGCGCGGTCAAGGCCGAACAAAGTAACACTTCGCTGATATTCGGCGACCGGCTGATTTTGAAAGTTTATCGGCGTCTCGATGCCGGGATAAACCCCGACGTCGAAATCAGCCGCTTTCTCACTGAGCATACGCCATTCAACAATATTCCGCGGCTGGCCGGTTGGATCGATTTTCATAACAATAAGGGCGAGGTCCGGACCGCGGCCATTCTTCAAGAGTACGTCGCCAACCAGGGCGACGCCTGGGAGTTCACCTCCTCTGAGCTCAAGCGCTATTTCGAGGTGACTGCCGCCTCCGGCCAGCCGCCCGCCCTTCCCGAGCAGCGTTTCATGGCCTTGCTGGACCAGGAGCAGCCCGATCCTGTCGCAGCCCAATACGTCGGCGCCTATCTCCAAGCGGCAAGTTTGATGGGCCAGCGAATCGCCGAGTTGCATCTCGCCCTGCTCAACAGCAGCGACGTGCCGGCCTTTGCGCCCGAGCCGTATTCCGCCCTTTACCAGCGCTCCGTGTTTCAATCGATGAGCAATCTGCTCTCTCAAGCAGTGCGTCAGCTTCGGAGCAAGCTGACCATCTTGGATGACAAGATACGCCCTCGCGTCGAGGCGATCGTTGCCAGCCAGAGCCAGATTGCCGCTAAATTTTCCGCGTTTGCCCGGCGCAAAATAACGGTCGCGCGGCTGCGCTGCCATGGTGACCTTCATTTGGGTCAACTCCTCTACACCGGAAAGGACTTCGTCATTATCGATTTTGAAGGCGAGCCCGCCCGTCCCTTAAGCGAACGCAGGCACAAGAGTACGGCCTTGCGCGATGTGGCTGGCATGCTGCGCTCGTTTCAATACGCCGCCTTGAGTGCGGCGATCGAGCAGCAACATATCGGACCGAAATCAGACCCCGGCGTCACTGAAGGCTGGGCGCGCCTGTGGCAGATCTGGTCGTGCTGGGCTTTTTTGCGGTCCTATATGCAGACTGCCGGTAGCGGTCCGCTAATTCCCGCGGACCGTGAGGAATTGCGTATCCTGCTGGAAGCCTTTGTAATGGAAAAAGCAGTCTACGAGTTGGGTTATGAGCTGAATAACCGCCCGGAATGGCTATCTATTCCACTGCTTGGCATTTCGGAAATCCTCGGCTTACCCATCGCCAGCGCGCTTGCAAGCGATACTTCGCCCACAGCCTAAGTAGTGTCGCGATTCGTAAGTACCTGAAGCGGTCAGCCCCTGTAGAGAAGCGAACGCATGCCTGCACAGTCATGGGTTCTCGGACAGTCGGCGAGCCATGGCGTAATAGAGCGCGCCAAAATCGAAACAAAACAGTAGCGGTCTCCGCGACCGCAAAACGCTCCGCTTGTCCCTGAGGCTCAACGCTGCGCAATCGGACAACGTCGGTGCCGCGGCGGGCCGCCGCTCTTGGAGCCGGGTCAGTTACATACGCAATATTCGCACGAACCCAGATTGGCGCCTTGCGCCGAATTGAGCAGCGCAAAACCTGACAAGCCGGGGGCGGAGAGATTGGGCAGGCCGGGTTCGGCCTCGGAGGCGGCAATCGGCGGAGCTGGAGTCGGAAAGAAGTTGAACACTGGTGGCGGCACGAAAGCCGAGGCCGGCTTGCGGTCGAACAGATATGCCAAGCATTGGTTCACCGCGTCTTGGCGGGCTTGAAACGGTCCGGCGGCCTGAACGTTGCCAACCCAGCGCGTCCGACCTGCCGACCCATAGCAGCTACAGGAATAGCCACCGGGGGTCGGCGTCGGACTGGGCGTGAGCAGCCCAGCTACGGCAGACAGGGGAGGCAGCGCACCGATCGAGGGGATGCCGGCGGGAACCGCGGGTAGGGGCGATATCACCGCGCCTGGCGGTGGGGGAGGCGGACTCAACGGCACCGGTGGCGCCCCGAGTTGTGCCCACACCGCGTTTTGATATCGGGCGGGCAAAATGGTACTGAGCAGCGCAGCCGTCACGAGACTGGCGATCATCATCAGCCGCGCAAAATGAAGTGGCTGCTTTCGTAGGCGCGGGCCTATGTCAGTCCTGGCACTCGTCTTCCTATCGCGATGTCGGCTAACAGCGTTCCAACGCCGTCTTCTAAGATGCCTTCCCATCATTGAAATAACGCGGAGTTAAAATGGGAAATGTGGAGCATTTTAATGTTTTTATTGCACGCAATTGATCAAAATTGCGCGAACCATGGTGTCTCGGGAGCATCCGCAACTTGAAACTGGATCTTAAAGCTTTTGAGTAGAGTACCGTCGGCATGTCTGAGCGCGAGTTTTGCCTGCTCCAGAGCGACCGCGCTTTGCACTTGCGCACCCTGGGCCGCAACCAATTGGTTTTTGTATTGCAAAATGTCGTGGATCGCTGCGGTACCTACCCGGAAGCGCTTTTGCTCCTCGCTCAGCGCCAAGGTCCAGTAGCGAGTTGCGGCCTCGGTGGCTTTGATTTGAGCGACTGCCGAGGCTAAGTTGGCAAGCGCTCCCTGCACGTTGACAACGACCTGGGCCAGTGCTGCGCTGTAGTTACGACGCATTTGCTCGTAATTCATTTTGGCCTGTTCGTAGTAAGCCTTTTCCACCGCGTCATCCAATGGCATCTCAAAGGAAAAGGTGACGGCATATTGATAAAAACTTGAATCCAGCATCCTGTTGAGCGCCGTCGCATACGATCCGCTGAAGGGAAGAAAGGCGTAGCCAGGTGCTCCGGGAGGAGTGAGCGCGGAACCCGAGGTCAAACAGTTAGTAGGCAAGCCAGCTATGCTCGGGCCGCACAGCGCTTCGCCTGCGAGCGAGGTAGCTTCGAACTGCGCGCTGAAATTGAGCTGCGGCAGGAGCTGATTGCGCCACCAGCTCGCCATCACCTTAGCCCGACGTAACCCCTCGCGCATGGCCGCCAACGAGGGTAAGTCGGCAATCGCATTTTCCAACGAGTGCTCCTCCTCATCGGTCACGTTTTCGCTAACATTGGGGCTTTGCGCAGGTTCGATCCGTTGCGGCAAAAAGGTATGAGCTGGATTGAGCATTGCATCCTGACGCAACACGGCACGGGCGGTCCTTACGGCGGCAATGGCCGCGTCCAGATTGGCGCGGTCAGTGGCGGCTGCCGCGCGCGCCTCTTCCAGCATGATCGGCGGTTGCTTTCCCACCCGTACCGCTACCGCGTTATCGCGGATCACCTCTTGGTCGAATTGTAGGGCTTGGCGAGCTACCTTCAAGTTGGCCTCGGCCAGGTAGAGGTTCCAATAATCGTCCGCCACTGCCTGAACCAGGTCGTTGAGCTGTTGCGCGTAACCTAGTTGCGCCTGGCGGTTAGCAGACTTGGCGATATCAATGTTGATGGTGGCGTAACCCAACCCGAAATCCCGTAGCAAAGGCTGGAGAAACGCAAAGCCAAGGCTTGGGGTATAGCTAGGATTAATTGACACCGAATAGCTGTTGGTATTTTGCCATTGGTTTTCAAAAAAGACGGTCAATCTGCCGTTGCTTGCCGCCAACATCTTGTTGATTGTGAAATTCCATTGGTAACCGGCCGTCGACAAATTGTGTGACCCATCTACAGTTGACAGTACCGAGGTGCCCGGAACCACGCTGCCAAGGGCGATTGGCGAGGCAACAACGCGCGGGTCGAACTCGCCCTGCGCCATCTCGACCGCTTCCGCGCTGCCGACCGGCACCATGCGTGCCGCCAAAACATTAGGATTGTTGCGCAGCGCCAGATAGATCACCTGCTTGAGGCTTAGCTGATTGACTGTGGGATCCGAGCTGCCAAGGTATTCGCGTGTCAGCAAAGTCTCGGGCGGCATTGTTACGCCGGGCGACCATTGATGGCGCAGCACCGCGGGCAGAGACCACACTCCGGTTTGCCGCTCCAGCGGTACCCTCAGCTCCGGTGAAATACTGGCTTGGAAGCTTGTCGGCGTCTGCGCAATAAGCGGTGCGCTACCTGATGAAGCGCCAAGGGCGGGTGAGACGCTCCAACCAACCACGAGAGCCACCGCCAATGCGACGAAGGCTCCGGATGCCTGAGACGTCCGCTTGGAGGCGTGCTTGGGAAATCGGCTTACGATTGGCGGCACCGTCATGGTTCAGAAGCGCGCGTACCACGAGCGTGAGACTACGGGTTGGAGCGTGAAGGCGATCTGAAAATGGTGGAGCAAAGTGCCGTTGGCATGCCACAGTGCCAACTTGGCGTTTTCCAGATCGATCTCGGCTTGCACCTGATTGCCTCGCGCATTGATGTATTCGCTTTGGTACTGCAAGAGATCGTGAGTAGAGGCCATTCCGGCCCGGAAGCGCACCTGTTCGTTATGTAACGCGTGCCTGGCATATTGAACCGCTTCGCTCGTAGCCTGCACGCGGTCGACATCGGCCTGGGCGTTAGCCAGCCCGTTTTCAACTTCGTTGACCGCCTGGCTAAGCGCGGCTTGATATTGCAAGCCGATCTGCTGGTAGGCAGCACGGGTTTGGGCCAAGGCCGCGCGCGCGGTGGCGTTGGCCAGTGGCCGCTCGAAGGAGAGGATAGCCACATAGTTGTAAAAGCCGAAGCCGAACATCTGGTTGAGCGCTGAGGCGTAATTGCCTGAAAAGGGCAGGGCGACGCCCGGCATATTGGGTTTGTCTCCATTGATGGGACCGGGCGATTGAATACAATTGTCTAGGCTACTGTATCCAAAGTTCGGCCCGCACACGGCATCTCCAGCCAACGAATTGATGGAGATTTGGCTCTGCGCGTTGACTTGCGGCAGTAGCTGATTTTCCGAATACTTGACCTGCAGCAGTGCCGCGCGAATTGCCTCGCGCATTTGCGCCAGCGAAGCGCGATTCTCCACCGCGCTAACTAGCGCGTCGCGTTCATCGGTGTCGATATAAGCATCAGGATTGGGCCGATCGGAGGGAGTGATCTGGCGTGGGACAAAAGTGCCCGCCGGATTAAGCATTACATCCTCGCGCAGCGTATTGAGTGCGTTCTTGAGGGCGGCGCGTGAACTGTAGAGATTGGCGCGGGCGGTAGCTTCGGAAGCTTGAGCTTCTTCCAGATCCAACGGGGCCAGCATTCCAACCCGATGCTGGACCGAATTGACATGGACGAGATCGCGGTAAAATCTAAGCCCTTCCTCGGCAACCGCCAAATTCTCCTGGGCTGCGACCACACTCCAGTAATCGCCGCCCACCTTTTGCACAAAGTCGGTCAACGCCTGCGCATAACTCCATTGCGCCTGTTTTTGGCTGGACTCTGCTAAGTCCACGTTGATCGTGGCGAAACCCCAGCCAAAATTGCGCAGCAGCGGCTGTGACAATGACAGCGCCAAAGTTGGAGTGTACGAGGGATTAATGGTTTGGGTAAGGTTGTTGGTCTCGGTGCGTAGGTTGTTGAACGTCAGGCTCAAGGTGCCGTTGGTGCTGGCCAGGATCTTGTTAACCCCAAAATTCCAGGCATAGGTTTTGGTTTCAAGAGCATTTCCTTGAAAGGTCTCGATCGGCGTCGTGGCCGGAATCACCGTCTTTTGCTGTTGCGCCACGCCAGTCAGATCGGGATCGAAGATACCAGCCTGTTGCATCACGCTGGCATCAGCCATTACCGGCTGCAAGCGCGCGGCCAGCACTCCGGGGTTGTTGCGCAGAGCCAGATATATCGCCTGCTTTAGGCTCAAGGGTTGGCTGCCGCTATCGATACTGCGCAGATAGCTGGCGCTGAGTTCGGTCAGCGGGGAGGAGGCTCGTAGAGGAAAAAACTGGTTTAGCAGGATTGCAGGCAGGGAGAGCACAGAATCATCGTGCTCGAATTGTCGGGTCGCTTGTGGCCCGACCGCGAGATCGGGCGCGCTTTG
This DNA window, taken from Candidatus Binataceae bacterium, encodes the following:
- a CDS encoding putative maltokinase is translated as GTNCENLPETHAFLVQLRRHIDDNFFGRMLLAEANQWPEDAAAYFDEGRECQMAFHFPLMPRMFLAVRMEERFPMVDIWSQTPPIPETCQWALFLRNHDELTLEMVSEEERDYMYRAFAKEPRMLLNLGIRRRLAPLLGNNRRAIELNNALLLSLPGTPVIYYGDEIGMGDNLSLGDRDGVRTPMQWNGDRNAGFSTANPQHLVLPLVIDYEYHYQAVNVEAQEANPHSLMWWMRRLIALRRQFKAFGRGSIDFLNPENPHVLAFVRRYQDERILVVANLSRFVQYVELDLSEYQGMVPVELFGRNQFPTVSERPYLLTLGPHGFFYFSLEKRHAQAQVEQRPYQPPRLELAGTLESLLRGYNRSALEQVLPDYLPRCRWFRAKSRSIRTVTVGDALEINESGGDAFLVLLNVSYRNAEAETYVLALALASGEQAAHIRAHYPERIIAASYRADRNGASEGVLYDALAQPEFGRALLAMIERPRRVRGLSGELQTSPTHILRELRGARNEVLEVRAVKAEQSNTSLIFGDRLILKVYRRLDAGINPDVEISRFLTEHTPFNNIPRLAGWIDFHNNKGEVRTAAILQEYVANQGDAWEFTSSELKRYFEVTAASGQPPALPEQRFMALLDQEQPDPVAAQYVGAYLQAASLMGQRIAELHLALLNSSDVPAFAPEPYSALYQRSVFQSMSNLLSQAVRQLRSKLTILDDKIRPRVEAIVASQSQIAAKFSAFARRKITVARLRCHGDLHLGQLLYTGKDFVIIDFEGEPARPLSERRHKSTALRDVAGMLRSFQYAALSAAIEQQHIGPKSDPGVTEGWARLWQIWSCWAFLRSYMQTAGSGPLIPADREELRILLEAFVMEKAVYELGYELNNRPEWLSIPLLGISEILGLPIASALASDTSPTA
- a CDS encoding TolC family protein, producing MWSLPAVLRHQWSPGVTMPPETLLTREYLGSSDPTVNQLSLKQVIYLALRNNPNVLAARMVPVGSAEAVEMAQGEFDPRVVASPIALGSVVPGTSVLSTVDGSHNLSTAGYQWNFTINKMLAASNGRLTVFFENQWQNTNSYSVSINPSYTPSLGFAFLQPLLRDFGLGYATINIDIAKSANRQAQLGYAQQLNDLVQAVADDYWNLYLAEANLKVARQALQFDQEVIRDNAVAVRVGKQPPIMLEEARAAAATDRANLDAAIAAVRTARAVLRQDAMLNPAHTFLPQRIEPAQSPNVSENVTDEEEHSLENAIADLPSLAAMREGLRRAKVMASWWRNQLLPQLNFSAQFEATSLAGEALCGPSIAGLPTNCLTSGSALTPPGAPGYAFLPFSGSYATALNRMLDSSFYQYAVTFSFEMPLDDAVEKAYYEQAKMNYEQMRRNYSAALAQVVVNVQGALANLASAVAQIKATEAATRYWTLALSEEQKRFRVGTAAIHDILQYKNQLVAAQGAQVQSAVALEQAKLALRHADGTLLKSFKIQFQVADAPETPWFAQF
- a CDS encoding TolC family protein; this translates as MVSARGGTRVAAILLGIWMELAGLGLCGQVAATSVGSGEASTLAGQSAPDLAVGPQATRQFEHDDSVLSLPAILLNQFFPLRASSPLTELSASYLRSIDSGSQPLSLKQAIYLALRNNPGVLAARLQPVMADASVMQQAGIFDPDLTGVAQQQKTVIPATTPIETFQGNALETKTYAWNFGVNKILASTNGTLSLTFNNLRTETNNLTQTINPSYTPTLALSLSQPLLRNFGWGFATINVDLAESSQKQAQWSYAQALTDFVQKVGGDYWSVVAAQENLAVAEEGLRFYRDLVHVNSVQHRVGMLAPLDLEEAQASEATARANLYSSRAALKNALNTLREDVMLNPAGTFVPRQITPSDRPNPDAYIDTDERDALVSAVENRASLAQMREAIRAALLQVKYSENQLLPQVNAQSQISINSLAGDAVCGPNFGYSSLDNCIQSPGPINGDKPNMPGVALPFSGNYASALNQMFGFGFYNYVAILSFERPLANATARAALAQTRAAYQQIGLQYQAALSQAVNEVENGLANAQADVDRVQATSEAVQYARHALHNEQVRFRAGMASTHDLLQYQSEYINARGNQVQAEIDLENAKLALWHANGTLLHHFQIAFTLQPVVSRSWYARF